Proteins co-encoded in one Dendropsophus ebraccatus isolate aDenEbr1 chromosome 9, aDenEbr1.pat, whole genome shotgun sequence genomic window:
- the CXCR4 gene encoding C-X-C chemokine receptor type 4, giving the protein MEIFSGLIESFDDNGTEQNSTDNYDFMELCSNEDNSDFNRIFLPTVYSFIFLLGIIGNGLVVLVMGYQKKSRTMTDKYRLHLSVADLLFVFTLPFWSVDAAIGWYFKDFLCKSVHVIYTVNLYSSVLILAFISLDRYLAIVHATNSQGSRKLLAEKIVYAGVWLPAILLTVPDLVFAKVDNDGFGNYVCDRIYPEDSRETWRIGFRFLHILVGLVLPGFIILTCYCVIISKLSHSKGHQKRKALKTTVILILAFFACWLPYYICLTIDTFSLLKLLKYDCNFDNMLHKCITILEALAFFHCCLNPILYAFLGAKFKTSAQNALTSVSRGSSLKILSKKRAGLSSVSTESESSSFHSS; this is encoded by the coding sequence TTCTCCGGGTTGATAGAGTCCTTTGATGACAATGGTACAGAACAGAATAGCACTGACAACTATGATTTCATGGAACTGTGCTCCAACGAAGACAACAGTGACTTCAACCGAATTTTCCTTCCCACCGTCTACTCCTTCATCTTCCTTCTTGGAATTATCGGCAATGGACTGGTGGTGCTTGTCATGGGCTATCAGAAGAAGTCCAGGACCATGACTGATAAGTACAGGTTGCATCTCTCCGTGGCTGACCTGCTCTTTGTGTTCACCCTTCCCTTCTGGTCTGTGGACGCCGCCATTGGTTGGTACTTTAAAGACTTCTTGTGTAAATCCGTCCATGTCATTTACACTGTCAACCTGTACAGCAGCGTCTTGATCTTGGCCTTTATCAGCTTGGATCGCTACTTGGCCATTGTCCACGCCACCAACAGCCAAGGATCTAGAAAACTTTTAGCGGAGAAGATTGTGTACGCTGGAGTGTGGCTCCCGGCTATTTTGTTGACTGTTCCCGACCTTGTATTTGCCAAAGTAGACAATGACGGCTTTGGCAACTATGTGTGTGACCGTATCTACCCAGAGGATAGCCGTGAAACCTGGAGAATTGGGTTCCGTTTCCTCCACATCTTAGTCGGACTTGTCTTGCCCGGATTCATAATCTTGACTTGCTACTGCGTCATCATTTCCAAGCTGTCCCATTCTAAGGGTCATCAGAAACGCAAAGCCTTGAAGACGACGGTGATCCTCATCCTGGCATTCTTTGCCTGTTGGCTGCCGTACTACATCTGCCTTACCATAGACACCTTTAGTTTACTGAAACTCTTGAAGTATGATTGCAACTTCGATAACATGCTTCACAAGTGCATCACCATCCTGGAAGCCCTGGCCTTTTTCCACTGCTGCCTCAACCCCATCCTATACGCCTTCCTGGGCGCCAAATTCAAGACATCTGCCCAAAACGCCCTCACATCCGTCAGCAGAGGGTCCAGTCTAAAAATACTCTCCAAAAAACGGGCCGGACTCTCATCCGTCTCCACAGAGTCGGAATCTTCCAGTTTCCATTCCAGTTAA